The following are encoded together in the Magnetospirillum gryphiswaldense MSR-1 v2 genome:
- the cysW gene encoding sulfate ABC transporter permease subunit CysW produces MSRAATRDPVLVRWLLIAVAIAFLALFLVLPLAAVLTEALRKGADAYWRSLGGDDTLASIRLTLLVAGIAVPLNLAFGLAASWAIAKFDFPGKAWLISFIDLPFSVSPVISGLIYVLLFGAQSALGPWLIEHDVKIVFAVPGIVLATIFVTFPFVARELIPLMEEQGRDEEEAALTLGAGGLRTFWAITLPNVKWGLLYGVLLCNARAMGEFGAVSVVSGHIRGLTNTMPLHVEILYNEYDFVGAFAVASLLALLALVTLGAKTTLEWWHRDELAASGKH; encoded by the coding sequence ATGAGCCGCGCCGCCACCCGCGACCCCGTCCTTGTCCGCTGGCTGCTGATCGCCGTCGCCATCGCCTTCCTGGCCCTGTTCCTGGTGCTGCCCCTGGCCGCCGTGCTGACCGAGGCCTTGCGCAAGGGGGCCGATGCCTATTGGCGATCCCTGGGCGGCGACGACACCTTGGCCTCGATCCGCCTGACCCTGCTGGTCGCGGGCATCGCCGTGCCGCTCAATCTGGCCTTCGGCCTGGCGGCCAGTTGGGCCATCGCCAAGTTCGACTTTCCTGGCAAGGCCTGGCTGATCTCGTTCATCGACCTGCCGTTTTCGGTGTCGCCGGTGATCTCGGGGCTGATCTACGTGCTGTTGTTCGGCGCCCAAAGCGCCCTGGGGCCGTGGCTGATCGAACACGACGTCAAGATCGTCTTCGCCGTGCCCGGCATCGTCCTGGCCACCATCTTCGTCACCTTCCCCTTCGTCGCCCGCGAGTTGATCCCGCTGATGGAGGAACAGGGCCGCGACGAGGAGGAAGCCGCCCTGACCCTGGGCGCCGGCGGCTTGCGCACCTTTTGGGCCATCACCCTGCCCAACGTCAAATGGGGATTGCTGTACGGAGTGTTGCTTTGCAACGCCCGCGCCATGGGCGAGTTCGGCGCCGTTTCCGTGGTGTCGGGCCACATTCGCGGCCTGACCAACACCATGCCCCTGCATGTGGAGATCTTGTACAATGAATATGATTTCGTCGGCGCCTTCGCCGTCGCCTCGCTCCTCGCGCTTCTGGCCCTGGTCACCCTTGGCGCCAAGACCACGCTTGAATGGTGGCACCGCGACGAACTTGCCGCCTCGGGAAAGCATTGA
- a CDS encoding sulfate/molybdate ABC transporter ATP-binding protein: MIEVNHLSKRFGSFNALDDISLRITPGKLVALLGPSGSGKTTLLRILAGLDHADGGAVHLNGLDASSLKTRDRRVGFVFQHYALFRHMSVAENVAFGLKVRKGPDKPGKAEINDRVARLLDLVQLSGLAGRYPSQLSGGQRQRVALARALAVEPRLLLLDEPFGALDAQVRKDLRRWLRQLHDDMGLTSVFVTHDQEEALELADEVVVMSKGRIEQIGTPADIYDNPATPFVFQFLGNANRLDARVKDGIAQAAHWQVAAPGIADGPAQAFIRPHEIEVDPNGNDAVIRHQVVLGPTVRLDLQLPGGAHAEAVIDRESHARLGLEPGRQVGLGARRVVVFAVP; the protein is encoded by the coding sequence ATGATCGAAGTCAACCATCTGTCCAAACGCTTCGGCAGCTTCAACGCCCTCGACGACATTTCCTTGCGCATCACGCCGGGCAAGCTGGTGGCGCTGCTGGGGCCGTCGGGGTCGGGCAAGACCACGCTGCTGCGCATCCTCGCCGGGCTCGACCACGCCGATGGCGGCGCCGTCCATCTGAACGGCCTGGACGCGTCGTCGCTCAAGACCCGCGACCGCCGCGTCGGCTTCGTCTTTCAGCATTACGCCTTGTTCCGGCACATGAGCGTGGCCGAAAACGTCGCCTTCGGCCTCAAGGTGCGCAAGGGCCCGGACAAGCCCGGCAAGGCCGAGATCAACGACCGCGTCGCCCGCCTGCTCGATCTGGTGCAATTGTCCGGTCTGGCCGGGCGTTATCCGTCGCAATTGTCGGGTGGCCAGCGCCAGCGCGTCGCCCTGGCCCGCGCCCTGGCGGTGGAACCGCGCCTGCTGCTGCTGGACGAACCCTTCGGCGCGCTCGACGCCCAGGTGCGCAAGGATTTGCGCCGCTGGCTTCGGCAATTGCACGACGACATGGGGCTGACATCGGTTTTCGTCACCCACGACCAGGAAGAGGCGCTGGAACTGGCCGACGAAGTGGTGGTGATGAGCAAGGGGCGTATCGAGCAGATCGGCACCCCCGCCGACATCTACGACAACCCGGCGACGCCCTTCGTCTTTCAGTTTCTGGGCAATGCCAACCGGCTCGACGCCCGGGTCAAGGACGGTATCGCCCAGGCGGCCCATTGGCAGGTGGCGGCCCCCGGCATCGCCGACGGACCGGCCCAGGCCTTCATCCGCCCGCATGAGATCGAGGTCGATCCCAACGGCAACGATGCGGTGATCCGCCATCAGGTAGTGCTGGGGCCGACGGTGCGCCTTGACCTGCAACTGCCCGGCGGCGCCCACGCCGAGGCGGTGATCGACCGCGAATCCCATGCCCGCCTGGGGCTGGAGCCGGGGCGTCAGGTCGGCCTGGGGGCCCGTCGGGTGGTGGTTTTCGCCGTACCTTGA
- a CDS encoding ATP-binding protein produces MVEACGHDLPHHLAHFVMTARTTTISSTGEFTDGHLEAGFNQGSVSRARASARLCVMATTMTSIGFAPLDVMMLDGDTLAFFLGDRLLIALWCLAVMIALARPASYGRVVALTYVHQYVFFTLNALIFNHPVLLRHGGALMPLIAITLFMFLPGSFRASALLSAFAAGISLLFWGGLRPQPEALLDLGIIFMLTVVAYVVGGLARSQSGRMQREEYLHIERERQTNHNLMQAKEAAEAGARAKADFLAVMSHEIRTPMNGVLGMVRLVLESPLAENDRSRLETACHSAEGLLTILDDILDLSKLESGSFRFHHAPFQLRPLLAGVIALMDVRAAEKGLTLTLDVAHDIPDWLDGDGGRLRQILFNLIGNAVKFTQAGGVTITARRRDDAPDRVGVEFSVTDTGPGIDDSQYPRLFQPFSQADASISRQFGGTGLGLVICKRLVEGLGGSIGVDSTPGKGSRFFFRLDFAPARAPQAGTISPPAMAPLTPLTVLLAEDNPVNQHVAQAMLESGGHHVTVAVDGAQAVEMAARGGFDLILMDMQMPKIDGLEATRRIRALPGRAGSVPIIALTANALPGDAARCRAAGMDGHIAKPMERRTLEAAMAQATGTDLCADLLLVGEDDDAIRRRLSRLGHRVFSAATPAIATNMLAARPFDAVLTLSPGDHDALGGFIADHDALGDFIATLPLPPPLHALTTEMTDGTLAAIIADLTTAPTRLEEMLGPDHMTRILTLFVASAREALTALEAGIDGESLQALAHRIKGSAASLEMTALAAAAAKVMQGNALDIGARHDLQTALQKAIVSVEAKFCAKSPEN; encoded by the coding sequence TTGGTCGAGGCTTGCGGCCATGATTTGCCGCATCACCTTGCCCACTTCGTCATGACCGCCAGAACGACCACCATTTCGTCCACCGGCGAATTCACCGATGGTCATTTGGAGGCGGGATTCAACCAAGGTTCGGTGTCCCGCGCCCGCGCCAGCGCCCGGCTGTGCGTCATGGCCACCACCATGACCAGCATCGGCTTCGCGCCCCTGGACGTGATGATGCTGGACGGCGACACCCTGGCCTTTTTCCTGGGTGACCGTCTGCTGATCGCCCTGTGGTGCCTGGCCGTCATGATCGCGCTGGCCCGTCCGGCCAGCTATGGCCGGGTGGTGGCGCTGACCTATGTCCACCAATATGTCTTCTTCACCCTGAACGCCCTGATCTTCAATCACCCGGTGCTGCTGCGCCACGGCGGCGCGCTGATGCCGCTGATCGCCATCACCTTGTTCATGTTCCTGCCCGGCAGCTTCCGCGCCTCGGCCTTGCTCAGCGCCTTCGCCGCCGGCATCAGCCTGCTGTTCTGGGGCGGGTTGCGGCCCCAGCCCGAGGCGCTTTTGGACCTGGGCATCATCTTCATGCTGACCGTCGTCGCCTATGTGGTCGGCGGTCTGGCCCGCAGCCAGTCCGGGCGCATGCAGCGCGAGGAATACCTGCATATCGAGCGCGAGCGCCAGACCAACCACAATCTGATGCAGGCGAAAGAGGCGGCCGAGGCCGGGGCACGGGCCAAGGCCGACTTCCTGGCGGTGATGAGCCACGAAATCCGTACCCCCATGAACGGCGTCTTGGGCATGGTCCGACTGGTTCTGGAAAGCCCGCTGGCCGAAAATGACCGCAGCCGGCTGGAAACCGCCTGCCATTCCGCCGAAGGCCTGCTGACCATCCTGGACGACATCCTGGACCTGTCCAAATTGGAATCCGGCTCGTTCCGGTTCCATCACGCCCCCTTTCAACTGCGCCCGTTGCTGGCTGGGGTGATCGCCCTGATGGATGTGCGGGCGGCGGAAAAGGGGCTGACCCTGACCTTGGATGTCGCCCATGACATCCCCGATTGGCTGGACGGCGATGGCGGGCGGTTGCGCCAGATTCTGTTCAACCTGATCGGCAACGCCGTCAAGTTCACCCAGGCCGGCGGCGTCACCATCACCGCCCGCCGCCGGGACGACGCGCCCGACCGGGTCGGGGTGGAATTTTCCGTCACCGATACCGGGCCGGGCATCGATGACAGCCAATATCCCCGCCTGTTCCAGCCGTTCAGCCAGGCCGATGCCTCGATCAGCCGGCAGTTCGGCGGCACCGGCCTGGGACTGGTGATCTGCAAACGGCTGGTCGAGGGCCTGGGCGGCAGTATCGGCGTCGACAGCACCCCCGGCAAAGGCAGCCGCTTCTTCTTCCGCCTCGACTTCGCCCCGGCGCGGGCGCCGCAAGCGGGAACGATATCGCCCCCCGCCATGGCGCCGTTGACGCCATTGACCGTCTTGCTGGCCGAGGACAATCCGGTCAACCAGCACGTCGCCCAAGCCATGCTGGAAAGCGGCGGCCACCACGTCACCGTCGCTGTCGACGGCGCCCAGGCGGTGGAGATGGCGGCACGCGGTGGTTTCGACCTGATCTTGATGGATATGCAAATGCCCAAGATCGACGGGCTGGAAGCCACCCGCCGCATCCGCGCCCTGCCCGGACGGGCCGGATCGGTACCGATCATCGCCCTGACCGCCAACGCCCTGCCCGGCGATGCCGCCCGCTGCCGCGCCGCCGGCATGGACGGGCATATCGCCAAACCCATGGAGCGCCGTACCCTGGAAGCCGCCATGGCCCAAGCCACCGGCACCGATCTTTGCGCCGATCTGCTGTTGGTGGGGGAGGACGATGATGCCATTCGCCGCCGGCTGTCGCGCCTGGGCCACCGGGTGTTCAGCGCCGCCACCCCCGCCATCGCCACCAACATGCTGGCCGCCCGCCCCTTCGACGCCGTGCTGACACTGAGTCCAGGCGATCATGACGCCTTGGGCGGTTTCATCGCCGATCATGACGCCTTGGGCGATTTCATCGCCACGCTGCCCCTGCCGCCACCCTTGCACGCCCTGACCACGGAGATGACCGACGGCACCCTGGCCGCCATCATCGCCGACCTTACCACCGCCCCCACCCGGCTCGAGGAAATGCTGGGCCCCGACCATATGACCAGGATCTTGACCCTGTTCGTCGCCAGCGCCCGTGAAGCCCTGACGGCGCTGGAAGCCGGTATCGATGGCGAATCCCTACAGGCCTTGGCCCACCGCATCAAGGGCAGCGCCGCCAGCCTGGAAATGACCGCGTTGGCCGCGGCCGCCGCAAAGGTGATGCAAGGAAATGCATTGGATATAGGCGCGCGCCATGACTTGCAGACCGCCTTGCAAAAGGCCATTGTGTCGGTCGAGGCGAAGTTTTGCGCAAAAAGCCCCGAAAATTGA
- a CDS encoding response regulator transcription factor, producing MTADTILVVEDAPESLEMVAGYLEQQGYSCLRAANGAQLRAALQKSQPALIILDINLPDADGIALAHELDLGKRGGLIFLTSRDADEDEINGLEAGGDDYIIKPVNLRTLLARVRNVLRRSGESILTFDGWTLDVIRRELFRPNGQMLELTSGEFNILAALAAQRPQPLSRDFLLDVISNRDPRQVSDHTVDTLVARLRRKMRDGDTEAPIVTVRGLGYALAG from the coding sequence ATGACCGCAGATACCATTCTTGTCGTTGAAGACGCCCCAGAATCCTTGGAAATGGTTGCCGGCTACCTGGAACAGCAAGGGTATTCATGCTTGCGTGCCGCCAATGGCGCCCAGTTGCGCGCCGCCTTGCAAAAGTCCCAGCCGGCCCTGATCATCCTGGACATCAACCTGCCCGATGCCGACGGCATCGCCCTGGCGCATGAGTTGGATTTGGGCAAGCGCGGCGGCTTGATCTTTCTGACCAGCCGCGACGCCGACGAGGACGAGATCAATGGCCTGGAAGCCGGTGGCGACGATTACATCATCAAGCCGGTCAATCTGCGCACGCTGCTGGCCCGTGTCCGCAACGTGCTGCGCCGGTCGGGCGAGTCCATCCTCACCTTCGACGGCTGGACCCTGGATGTGATCCGGCGCGAATTGTTCCGCCCCAACGGCCAGATGCTGGAACTGACCTCGGGCGAGTTCAACATCCTGGCCGCGCTGGCCGCCCAGCGCCCACAGCCGCTCAGCCGCGATTTCCTGCTCGACGTCATCAGCAACCGCGACCCGCGTCAGGTCAGCGACCACACCGTCGACACCCTGGTCGCCCGCCTGCGCCGCAAGATGCGCGACGGCGACACCGAAGCCCCCATCGTCACCGTGCGCGGCCTGGGATACGCCCTGGCCGGATAG